Below is a window of Escherichia coli DSM 30083 = JCM 1649 = ATCC 11775 DNA.
AAACCGGAAAAGCCTTTAACTGAATCTGTCTCAGAAAGTTGACATACTGGCAGTGAGTTAAATAAGCCTCTGCTACGTAAGGGTTATAGCATTTGCCTTAAAGATGCATTTAAAATACATCTTATCTTATTAAGAATGAGGTATCAGCTATGGCTTATCGCGACCAACCTTTAGGTGAACTGGCGCTCTCTATCCCTCGCGCTTCGGCTCTGTTTCGTAAATATGATATGGATTACTGCTGCGGCGGTAAGCAAACGCTGGCGCGTGCGGCGGCACGTAAAGAACTGGATGTTGAGGTCATTGAAGCTGAGCTGGCAAAGCTTGCTGAACAACCGATTGAGAAAGACTGGCGTAGCGCCCCGCTGGCAGAAATCATCGACCATATCATCGTGCGCTACCACGATCGTCACCGCGAGCAACTGCCGGAGCTGATCCTGCAAGCGACTAAAGTCGAGCGCGTTCACGCCGACAAACCGAGCGTGCCAAAAGGGCTGACAAAATACCTGACCATGCTGCATGAAGAGCTTTCCAGCCACATGATGAAAGAAGAGCAGATCCTCTTCCCGATGATCAAACAAGGCATGGGCAGCCAGGCAATGGGGCCAATCAGCGTAATGGAAAGCGAGCACGATGAAGCGGGCGAACTGCTGGAAGTGATCAAACACACTACCAATAACGTCACACCGCCGCCAGAAGCCTGCACCACCTGGAAAGCGATGTATAACGGCATTAATGAACTGATTGATGACCTGATGGATCACATCAGTCTGGAAAACAATGTACTGTTCCCACGCGCGCTGGCGGGTGAGTAATCTAAAAGCTGGATGGCATTGCGCCATCCAGCATGATAATGCGGTTATTTCCGCAGTTCAGCAGCCCGCTTCTTACCAATAAACAACCAGCCCAGCCCCAGTGCGATAAACCACAGCGGGGTGACCAACAGCGCCTGGCGAGTGTCATCTTCCAGTGTCAGCAACACGACCACGAACACAAAGAACGCCATACATACCCAGCACATCAGCTTGCCGAGCGGCATCTTGTAGATCGACTTCTCATGCAGATGAGGACGCTGTTTGCGGTAAACCAGGTACGAGCAAAGGATAATCGTCCAGACGAACATAAACAGAATCGCGGAAACGGTTGTAATCATCGTGAACGCGCCAATCACGCTAGGATTCACATACAGCATCACCACGCCACCGAGCAGGCAGATGCAGGAGAAGGTCAGCCCTTTCGCTGGTACTGCGCGCTTAGAAAGTTTAGCGAACGCTTTCGGTGCCACACCTTCCTGCGCCAGACCAAACAGCATACGGCTGGTAGAGAAGACGCCGCTGTTAGCGGAAGACGCCGCAGAGGTCAGCACCACAAAGTTGATCACGCTTGCGGCAGCAGGCAGCCCTACCAACACGAACAGTTCAACAAACGGGCTTTTCTCCGGGACTACCGAACTCCACGGCGTCACGGACATAATCACAATCAGCGCGAAGACGTAGAACATAATGATACGGATCGGAATGGAGTTAATCGCGCGTGGCAGTGATTTCTCCGGATCTTTGGTTTCCGCAGCTGTTGTACCTACCAGCTCAATCCCCACGAAAGCGAAAACCGCTATCTGGAATCCGGCAAAGAAGCCACTTAAACCTTTCGGGAACCAGCCGCCGTCATTCCACAAATGCGCGAATGACGCTTCCACACCGGTCGGTGACTGAAAGTGCATCGCCACCATGACCAGGCCGACGACAATCAGCGACACGATGGCGACGATTTTGATCATCGCAAACCAGAACTCCATCTCACCGAACATTTTCACGGTGGCAAGGTTGAGCGTCAACAGCAGCACTATCACCGCCAGCGAGGCGACCCAGTCGGAGAGATCGGGGAACCAGAACTGAGCATAAGCAGTGATCGCCACCACGTCTGCCATACCGGTTACAACCCAGCAGAACCAGTAAGTCCAGCCGGTGAAATATCCTGCCCACGGCCCGAGTAAATCGGAAGCGAAGTCACTAAAAGATTTGTATTCCAGATTCGAAAGCAGCAATTCCCCCATTGCCCGCATCACGAAAAAGAGCATAAAACCGATGATCATATAAACGAAAATGATCGACGGCCCGGCAAGGCTAATCGTTTTGCCAGACCCCATAAACAACCCCGTACCAATGGCACCGCCAATGGCAATAAGCTGAATATGTCGGTTTGTGAGATTGCGCCGTAGCGACTGTTCAGCCGGAGCCTGATCATCGGCAACGACTTTTACCTGATCTACCATGTTTTTTTCTTCCTGTACCTGTCTGTGTTGTTCAGGCTCTACGGCCTTTAGTCAGTCTATGATACGACGAATCTGTATCGGGACTCATCGATATTAGGTAACAATACGCGGGATGAATACTAAGATTTAGATCTAATGTTAATTTTATGTTTAAAGTGAGTGTCATATCACGGTGATAACGCGAAACAGCTCACAAAAATACACGCTTACGGGGTCTTTGCAACACAAAATAGCGCCGTTTGGCAAACTGAAGGGTTTATTGCTGAATGCCTGCTCCCCTCTGGTTCGAGGGGAACAGAATGCGCTGCTTAGAGGATTTCCAGCAGTTCGACTTCAAACACCAGGGTGCTGAACGGAGGGATGGATGCGCCTGCGCCGCGCTCGCCATATGCCAGTTCCTGCGGGATAGTCAGTTCCCATTTAGAACCTACCGGCATCAGAGTCAGTGCTTCAATCCAGCCAGGGATCACGCCATTAACCGGGAATTCAGCGGGTTCACCACGAGCAACGGAGCTGTCAAACACGGTGCCGTCGATCAGTTTACCGGTGTAATGAACACGAACGCGGTCAGTACGTGCCGGAATTGCGCCTTCACCCTGGTTGATCACGCGGAATTGCAGGCCAGATTCGGTGCTGTTCACACCTTCTTTTTTGGCATTTTCTTCAAGATATTTCACACCTTCGGCAGCCATCGCCTGGAAACGCTGACGACGAACGGCATCGGCGCGTTCGTGGATTTCACGCAGCGCGCGATGCACCACATCAACCGGAACAGCCGGATGTTTGCCTTCCAGCGCATCTGCAATACCAGCCACCAGCGCCTCCGGCAGCAGCCCTTGCAGGCCAGATTCACTCAGTTGTTGGCCTACCTGTAAACCAATGCCGTAGCTTGCTTGCGCTTCGATGGTGTCAAAAGTTGGGGTGGTCATCGTATTTCCTTTCTTAGGGTATAAAAGTAGCGGGCAGCATATCAGCCACACTTCTTTGGGTAAAACTTTGTCGCAGGAATGATGACAAATCCCGGGGAAAAAGAAACAATAGCAATATCCCGTATGAATATAATAAAGGCGGGTTTACCACGGACATCATAGCGTTAGCTTATTCATAGGCTATGATTGAGGAACAAGACGCGGAGCAGGAGGAAACCATGCCCGGGCGCTTTGAACTAAAACCAACCCTGGAGAAAGTCTGGCACGCGCCGGACAATTTTCGCTTCATGGACCCGCTGCCGCCGATGCATCGTCGGGGGATCATTATTGCCGCCATTATATTGGTGGTCGGATTTCTGCTTCCATCTGATGATACGCCCAACGCGCCGGTGGTGACGCGTGAAGCGCAGTTAGATATTCAGTCGCAATCACAACCGCCGACAGAAGAACAGCTGCGGGCGCAATTAGTCACACCACAAAATGATCCTGATCAGGTGGCTCCGGTCGCTCCAGAACCTATACAGGAAGGCCAGCCAGAAGAACAGCCGCAAACTACCCAAACACAACCATTCCAGCCAGATAGCGGAATTGATAATCAATGGCGCTCTTACCGTGTCGAACCCGGTAAAACGATGGCGCAGCTGTTCCGCGACCACGGACTGCCCGCTACCGATGTCTATGCAATGGCGCAGGTAGAAGGCGCGGGTAAGCCGCTGAGTAATTTGCAAAACGGGCAAATGGTGAAAATCCGCCAGAACGCCAGCGGCGTGGTGACGGGCTTAACCATTGATACGGGGAATAATCAACAGGTCCTGTTCACCCGCCAGCCGGATGGCAGTTTTATTCGTGCGCGGTAGATGAAGGGTCAACCAAAAGCCAGCTAAGGATTGTCTCTTTGATGACCTTACGTCTGGCTTCCAGTGCCTGGGGGGAAACCATACTGATATGATAAACCAGGCCAAGCGTATGCTGGTTGATCAAATAATATCCGCCAAGCGCAGCAATATTAATATTCACCTGCAATGGGTCGATATCTGGCTTAAAAATATTGTGTTTCTTCCCTTCATCCAATAAGGATTCCATTAACTGCAAGTGCGCATGGTTAATTTCTAAGAGACGCTGTGATTTTGCATAATGCACACCTTTACTTTGATTTTCACTATGCACAATTTTTAAAAACCAGGGATTAGTAATATAATAATCCCATGTAAAATCAATAATTTTCTCAATGGCTTTTTGTGGCGGAAGATCTGAGAAATCAAGGGCCTTTTCTTTTTGTCGAATATCGTTCCAGGTATATTCCAGTACTTCAATAAATAAATTTTCTTTATTACCAAAGTGATGATAAACCGTCTGTTTACTACACCCCGCAGCCTTAACAATATTATCGACCCTGGCCCCTTCATAACCATATTCGGCAAATTCATTAACCGCGCATAACAGCAGCTTTTCCTTCAGGCTCTGTACGTTGCTGGTATCAAGATACATAACGCTTCCCCACGACCTCTTCAAGATAACTATCTTAACCCGATTAATTAGAAGCTCCAGTAAAAAGGATAAAAACTTGTACTTTCATCAAGTTATCAAATGTCCTGTGATCACTATCGCATATCAACCAACCAGATGGTTGATCTTTCTTGCGGCACTTCGCAAG
It encodes the following:
- the ytfE gene encoding iron-sulfur cluster repair protein YtfE; the encoded protein is MAYRDQPLGELALSIPRASALFRKYDMDYCCGGKQTLARAAARKELDVEVIEAELAKLAEQPIEKDWRSAPLAEIIDHIIVRYHDRHREQLPELILQATKVERVHADKPSVPKGLTKYLTMLHEELSSHMMKEEQILFPMIKQGMGSQAMGPISVMESEHDEAGELLEVIKHTTNNVTPPPEACTTWKAMYNGINELIDDLMDHISLENNVLFPRALAGE
- a CDS encoding TetR/AcrR family transcriptional regulator: MYLDTSNVQSLKEKLLLCAVNEFAEYGYEGARVDNIVKAAGCSKQTVYHHFGNKENLFIEVLEYTWNDIRQKEKALDFSDLPPQKAIEKIIDFTWDYYITNPWFLKIVHSENQSKGVHYAKSQRLLEINHAHLQLMESLLDEGKKHNIFKPDIDPLQVNINIAALGGYYLINQHTLGLVYHISMVSPQALEARRKVIKETILSWLLVDPSSTAHE
- the cycA gene encoding D-serine/D-alanine/glycine transporter, yielding MVDQVKVVADDQAPAEQSLRRNLTNRHIQLIAIGGAIGTGLFMGSGKTISLAGPSIIFVYMIIGFMLFFVMRAMGELLLSNLEYKSFSDFASDLLGPWAGYFTGWTYWFCWVVTGMADVVAITAYAQFWFPDLSDWVASLAVIVLLLTLNLATVKMFGEMEFWFAMIKIVAIVSLIVVGLVMVAMHFQSPTGVEASFAHLWNDGGWFPKGLSGFFAGFQIAVFAFVGIELVGTTAAETKDPEKSLPRAINSIPIRIIMFYVFALIVIMSVTPWSSVVPEKSPFVELFVLVGLPAAASVINFVVLTSAASSANSGVFSTSRMLFGLAQEGVAPKAFAKLSKRAVPAKGLTFSCICLLGGVVMLYVNPSVIGAFTMITTVSAILFMFVWTIILCSYLVYRKQRPHLHEKSIYKMPLGKLMCWVCMAFFVFVVVLLTLEDDTRQALLVTPLWFIALGLGWLFIGKKRAAELRK
- the fklB gene encoding FKBP-type peptidyl-prolyl cis-trans isomerase — protein: MTTPTFDTIEAQASYGIGLQVGQQLSESGLQGLLPEALVAGIADALEGKHPAVPVDVVHRALREIHERADAVRRQRFQAMAAEGVKYLEENAKKEGVNSTESGLQFRVINQGEGAIPARTDRVRVHYTGKLIDGTVFDSSVARGEPAEFPVNGVIPGWIEALTLMPVGSKWELTIPQELAYGERGAGASIPPFSTLVFEVELLEIL
- the ytfB gene encoding cell division protein YtfB, producing MPGRFELKPTLEKVWHAPDNFRFMDPLPPMHRRGIIIAAIILVVGFLLPSDDTPNAPVVTREAQLDIQSQSQPPTEEQLRAQLVTPQNDPDQVAPVAPEPIQEGQPEEQPQTTQTQPFQPDSGIDNQWRSYRVEPGKTMAQLFRDHGLPATDVYAMAQVEGAGKPLSNLQNGQMVKIRQNASGVVTGLTIDTGNNQQVLFTRQPDGSFIRAR